Proteins encoded by one window of Pseudonocardia sp. HH130629-09:
- a CDS encoding sensor histidine kinase gives MSSAAAPARTTARARTATPSLRRRVTAAVLGVVAVLLVLVVVLVDVLLGARLESDLDSELRDRVVQAQQLIAAGATPEELVTSLSGQQIRIKVTTADGKVMGDPGLSPPGTPPPGRGGPGGDHTGGDDTGGDTTDHAGDEHTDDAAVVPTAPFPGGRPPVPPDIGSRTVTLDAADGAEVELVADAADVTQVRNGLRAVLAGSVLLTLLVALGAVSFVVRTALRPLDRMTALAGRITAGERDARLRPDRPHTDLGTAAAAMDGMLDALTDAERRSREEAERTRVFLADAAHELRTPLSGITAVAETLERSGLDADPARRARRLELLLGETRRAGRLVTDMLDLARIDGGTAVAPREVDVAGIARAETERAAVLAPGLTVDGRGEPATVRADPQAVSRILANLLDNARRHTPAGGRIDVVTRADPAAGTVSVSVRNTGTPIADGDRERVFDRLVRLQDARDRDSGGAGLGLAIARGLARAHGGDLTCPPDDDGATFVLTLPVTGPDEGGGLPS, from the coding sequence ATGAGCTCCGCCGCCGCGCCGGCCCGCACCACAGCACGGGCCCGCACCGCGACGCCGTCGCTGCGCCGCCGGGTCACCGCCGCGGTGCTCGGGGTGGTGGCGGTGCTGCTGGTCCTGGTGGTGGTGCTCGTCGACGTGCTGCTCGGGGCCCGTCTGGAGTCCGATCTGGACTCCGAACTGCGGGACCGGGTGGTGCAGGCTCAGCAGCTGATCGCCGCGGGCGCCACCCCGGAGGAGCTGGTCACCAGCCTCTCCGGACAGCAGATCCGGATCAAGGTGACCACCGCCGACGGGAAGGTCATGGGCGACCCCGGTCTGAGCCCACCCGGCACCCCGCCGCCCGGCAGGGGCGGCCCCGGTGGAGACCACACCGGGGGCGACGACACCGGGGGCGACACCACCGACCACGCCGGGGACGAGCACACCGACGACGCCGCCGTCGTGCCGACCGCCCCGTTCCCGGGTGGGCGCCCACCCGTCCCGCCGGACATCGGCAGCCGCACCGTGACCCTCGACGCCGCCGACGGGGCGGAGGTCGAGCTCGTCGCCGACGCCGCCGACGTCACCCAGGTCCGCAACGGCCTGCGCGCGGTGCTGGCCGGGTCGGTGCTGCTGACCCTGCTCGTCGCCCTCGGGGCGGTGTCGTTCGTCGTGCGGACCGCGCTGCGTCCCCTGGACCGGATGACCGCGCTCGCCGGGCGGATCACCGCCGGCGAACGCGACGCGCGTCTGCGGCCCGACCGCCCGCACACCGACCTCGGCACCGCGGCCGCGGCGATGGACGGCATGCTCGACGCCCTCACCGACGCCGAGCGGCGCTCCCGGGAGGAGGCCGAGCGGACCCGGGTGTTCCTCGCCGACGCCGCGCACGAGCTGCGGACGCCGCTGTCCGGGATCACCGCCGTCGCCGAGACGCTGGAGCGGTCCGGGCTCGACGCCGACCCCGCGCGGCGGGCCCGACGCCTGGAGCTGCTGCTCGGCGAGACGCGCCGGGCCGGGCGGCTGGTCACCGACATGCTCGACCTCGCCCGCATCGACGGCGGCACCGCGGTTGCGCCCCGGGAGGTCGACGTCGCCGGGATCGCCCGCGCCGAGACCGAACGGGCCGCGGTGCTCGCGCCCGGCCTGACCGTCGACGGCCGCGGGGAGCCCGCCACGGTGCGCGCCGACCCGCAGGCGGTGTCGCGCATCCTCGCCAACCTGCTCGACAACGCCCGCAGGCACACCCCCGCCGGCGGACGGATCGACGTCGTCACCCGGGCCGACCCGGCGGCCGGGACCGTCTCGGTCTCGGTGCGCAACACCGGCACCCCGATCGCCGACGGCGACCGCGAGCGCGTCTTCGACCGGCTCGTCCGGCTGCAGGACGCCCGCGACCGGGACAGCGGCGGGGCCGGGCTCGGCCTGGCGATTGCCCGCGGCCTCGCCCGCGCGCACGGCGGCGACCTCACCTGCCCGCCCGACGACGACGGCGCCACCTTCGTCCTCACCCTGCCCGTGACGGGCCCGGACGAGGGCGGCGGACTACCGTCGTGA
- a CDS encoding CvpA family protein, whose protein sequence is MTLLDVIVLIIVLAAAIGGFRRLGGVARAGRLLGLVVGAGLGAAWGSNLARYGDTPDSAWLWGLAGVIAGLLLGSLVGGFLGGLVSRVLARGKLSFLDRIVGAVTGAVTALLVIWLVSWVVPAVVSAEALAPVTTVVQSQGGSRVVDSVSELLPATTSAARDVVDAARPPAG, encoded by the coding sequence ATGACCCTCCTCGACGTGATCGTCCTGATCATCGTGCTGGCCGCCGCGATCGGCGGGTTCCGCCGCCTCGGCGGCGTGGCCCGCGCCGGGCGCCTGCTCGGCCTCGTGGTCGGCGCCGGCCTCGGCGCCGCCTGGGGCTCGAACCTGGCCCGCTACGGGGACACCCCCGACTCGGCCTGGCTGTGGGGCCTGGCCGGGGTGATCGCAGGCCTGCTGCTGGGCTCGCTGGTCGGCGGGTTCCTCGGCGGGCTGGTCAGCCGGGTGCTCGCCCGCGGCAAGCTGTCCTTCCTGGACCGCATCGTCGGCGCCGTCACCGGCGCTGTGACCGCCCTCCTGGTGATCTGGCTGGTCTCGTGGGTGGTCCCCGCGGTCGTGAGCGCCGAGGCACTCGCCCCGGTGACGACGGTCGTGCAGTCCCAGGGCGGCAGCCGGGTCGTCGACTCGGTGTCCGAGCTGCTGCCCGCGACGACGTCCGCCGCCCGCGACGTCGTCGACGCCGCGCGGCCTCCCGCCGGCTGA
- a CDS encoding superoxide dismutase family protein, translated as MKRPVLLLMTALLLTACSGGQPPAAEPQVSASFAQGGEGPAFTYDPALVPVGATVAVTHAEQDGATVATLRVTGLLPNRTYGAHAHTRPCTAASGADAGPHYQFSEDPVTPSVDPSYANPMNEIWLDVTTDANGAGESTATVPWVFPDDRRAESVVLHEKPTASHAGHAGTAGGRPACVTVDF; from the coding sequence ATGAAGCGTCCCGTGCTCCTGCTCATGACCGCGCTCCTGCTCACCGCCTGCAGCGGCGGGCAGCCACCGGCCGCGGAGCCCCAGGTGTCCGCGAGCTTCGCCCAGGGCGGCGAGGGGCCCGCGTTCACCTACGATCCGGCGCTCGTCCCGGTCGGTGCGACCGTCGCGGTCACCCACGCCGAGCAGGACGGTGCCACCGTCGCGACCCTCCGGGTGACCGGGCTGCTGCCGAACCGGACCTACGGCGCCCACGCGCACACGCGCCCCTGCACCGCGGCCTCCGGTGCCGACGCTGGGCCGCACTACCAGTTCTCCGAGGACCCGGTGACACCGAGCGTCGACCCGTCCTACGCCAACCCGATGAACGAGATCTGGCTCGACGTCACCACCGACGCGAACGGCGCGGGCGAGTCGACCGCCACCGTCCCGTGGGTCTTCCCGGACGACCGGCGCGCGGAATCCGTCGTCCTGCACGAGAAGCCGACCGCCTCCCACGCCGGGCACGCGGGCACCGCGGGCGGACGCCCCGCCTGCGTCACCGTCGACTTCTGA
- a CDS encoding tyrosine-type recombinase/integrase — translation MAGTSRRTTRPRGSIEELPSGSLRVAVYAGIDPVSKRRHYLRETVPAGPNAHREAEKVMRQLATQVDERRSPRTGATVDQLLDKHFEMADLDRSTLSTYKGYADRHIRPLIGTTKVGAIDGALFDSFYAELRRCRAHCDRRPFIEHRTPRDHECDARCRQHVCGPLAAGTIRQIHFILSGALKRAVRWRWIVTNPIVEAEPPSAPRPNPQPPTAAEAAQILDEAWKRDPVWGLLVWLVMVTGQRRGELCAVRWRDLDLDRGVLTLARSIGQRDGEVWEKDTTTHQQRRLTLDEHTVELLRSHHDLCRREAEQVDAKLGRDAFVFSRSPDGSTHLLPDSVGQRYGKLARKLGIATTLHKLRHYTATELIAAGVDPRTVAGRLGHGGTTLRVYSAFVEADQRASASLYARLPQRPAVAGAARAAPDDFVAKHPYEHLAVELRDEIDAGRWAAGQMLPPFKEIAAAQGGSAATVQRAVKVLAEWGYVEVVPGRGARVR, via the coding sequence ATGGCCGGTACGAGCAGGCGGACGACTCGTCCGCGGGGGAGCATCGAGGAGCTGCCGAGCGGGTCGCTGCGGGTCGCCGTGTACGCCGGGATCGACCCGGTCTCGAAGCGCCGGCACTACCTGCGCGAGACCGTCCCGGCTGGCCCGAATGCGCACCGTGAGGCCGAGAAGGTCATGCGCCAGCTCGCGACCCAGGTCGACGAGCGGCGCAGCCCGCGCACCGGGGCGACGGTGGACCAGCTCCTCGACAAGCACTTCGAGATGGCCGACCTCGACCGCAGCACCCTGTCGACCTACAAGGGCTACGCGGACCGGCACATCCGGCCGCTGATCGGCACCACGAAGGTCGGGGCGATCGACGGCGCCCTGTTCGATTCGTTCTACGCCGAACTGCGCCGGTGCCGGGCGCACTGCGACCGCCGGCCCTTCATCGAGCACCGCACCCCGCGCGACCACGAGTGCGACGCCCGGTGCCGACAGCACGTGTGCGGCCCGCTGGCGGCGGGGACGATCCGGCAGATCCACTTCATCCTCAGCGGAGCGTTGAAGCGCGCGGTGCGCTGGCGCTGGATCGTGACGAACCCGATCGTGGAGGCCGAGCCGCCGTCGGCGCCGCGGCCGAACCCGCAGCCGCCGACCGCGGCCGAGGCGGCCCAGATCCTCGACGAGGCGTGGAAGCGGGACCCGGTGTGGGGTCTGCTGGTCTGGCTGGTGATGGTGACCGGGCAGCGCCGCGGCGAGCTGTGCGCGGTCCGGTGGCGGGACCTGGACCTCGACCGGGGCGTGCTGACGCTGGCGCGCAGCATCGGCCAGCGCGACGGCGAGGTCTGGGAGAAGGACACCACGACCCACCAGCAGCGACGGCTCACCCTCGACGAGCACACCGTCGAGCTGCTGCGCTCCCACCACGACCTGTGCCGCCGGGAGGCCGAGCAGGTCGACGCGAAGCTGGGCCGGGACGCGTTCGTGTTCTCCCGCTCGCCCGACGGGTCGACGCACCTGCTCCCGGACTCGGTGGGGCAGCGCTACGGGAAGCTGGCCCGCAAGCTCGGGATCGCGACGACGCTGCACAAGCTGCGGCACTACACGGCGACCGAGCTGATCGCGGCCGGGGTGGACCCGCGCACCGTGGCCGGGCGGCTCGGGCACGGGGGGACGACCCTACGGGTCTACTCAGCGTTCGTGGAGGCGGACCAGCGGGCGTCCGCGAGCCTCTACGCGCGGCTGCCGCAGCGCCCGGCGGTCGCCGGGGCAGCACGGGCCGCGCCGGACGACTTCGTCGCCAAGCACCCGTACGAGCATCTGGCCGTCGAGCTGCGGGACGAAATCGACGCCGGTCGGTGGGCGGCTGGGCAGATGTTGCCGCCGTTCAAGGAGATCGCCGCCGCGCAGGGTGGGTCGGCGGCAACGGTGCAGCGTGCGGTCAAGGTGCTGGCCGAGTGGGGCTATGTCGAGGTTGTGCCGGGCCGTGGAGCCCGGGTCCGGTGA
- a CDS encoding IS256 family transposase has product MTAPSSIDPTEFLHEQLSQASPDLLCHMLTTFINTLMSADADSVCGAAWGERSEARTNTRNGYRHRDFDTRAGTIDVAIPKLRNGSYFPDWLLERRRRAERALTTVVATCYLLGVSTRRMEKLVDSLGITRLSKSQVSEMVRDLDGQVEQFRTRPLDQGPYTFVAADALVLKVREGGRVVAVHALLATGVNGDGHREILGLQVSSAEDGAGWLGFFRDLTARGLTGVALVTSDAHAGLVSAIGATLPGAAWQRCRTHYAANLMAATPKQSWPWVRALLHSVYDQPDAASVHAQFDRVLDALADKLPKVAEHLDAARADVLAFTGFPKELWRQIWSNNPSERLNREIRRRTDVVGIFPDRDSLIRLVGAVLAEQHDEWAEGRRYLGLDVLARSRVTTIPDTATSAEEATSTTTIPALSA; this is encoded by the coding sequence ATGACCGCACCCTCCAGTATCGACCCCACCGAGTTCCTGCACGAGCAGCTGTCCCAGGCGAGCCCGGATCTGCTGTGCCACATGTTGACCACGTTCATCAACACCCTGATGTCCGCCGACGCCGACTCGGTGTGCGGCGCGGCCTGGGGCGAGCGTTCCGAGGCTCGCACGAACACCCGCAACGGCTACCGCCACCGCGACTTCGACACCCGCGCTGGCACGATCGACGTGGCGATCCCCAAGCTGCGCAACGGCTCCTACTTCCCCGACTGGTTGCTGGAGCGTCGTCGCCGGGCGGAGCGGGCCCTGACCACGGTGGTCGCGACCTGCTACCTGCTCGGGGTCTCGACGCGGCGGATGGAGAAACTCGTCGACTCCCTGGGCATCACGAGGTTGTCGAAGTCGCAGGTCTCAGAGATGGTCCGGGACCTCGACGGCCAAGTCGAGCAGTTCCGGACGCGTCCGCTCGACCAGGGCCCCTACACCTTCGTCGCCGCCGACGCGCTCGTGCTCAAAGTCCGCGAGGGCGGCCGGGTCGTGGCAGTCCACGCCCTGCTCGCCACCGGGGTCAACGGCGACGGACACCGGGAGATCCTCGGCCTGCAGGTCAGCTCCGCCGAGGACGGCGCCGGCTGGCTGGGGTTCTTCCGCGACCTCACCGCCCGCGGTCTGACCGGCGTCGCGCTGGTCACCAGCGACGCCCACGCCGGCTTGGTGTCCGCGATCGGGGCGACCCTGCCCGGCGCCGCCTGGCAGAGGTGCAGGACGCACTACGCGGCGAACCTGATGGCTGCGACCCCGAAGCAGTCCTGGCCGTGGGTGCGGGCGTTGCTGCACTCGGTCTATGACCAGCCCGACGCCGCATCGGTGCACGCCCAGTTCGACCGGGTCCTCGACGCCTTGGCCGACAAGCTCCCGAAGGTCGCCGAGCACCTCGACGCCGCCCGAGCCGACGTCCTGGCCTTCACCGGCTTCCCGAAAGAACTGTGGCGCCAGATCTGGTCGAACAACCCCTCCGAGCGCCTGAACCGTGAGATCCGGCGCCGCACCGACGTCGTCGGGATCTTCCCCGACCGCGACTCCCTGATCCGCCTCGTCGGCGCGGTCCTGGCCGAGCAACACGACGAATGGGCCGAAGGACGCCGCTACCTCGGCCTCGACGTCCTCGCCCGCTCCCGCGTCACCACGATCCCCGACACCGCCACCAGCGCTGAGGAGGCGACCTCGACCACCACCATCCCGGCGCTCAGCGCCTGA
- the dusB gene encoding tRNA dihydrouridine synthase DusB produces the protein MAGITNPGFRRLCREQGAGYYVCEMITARGLVEKNPLTFRMIAFDADEHPRSMQLYGVDPASMQRAAEMIVERDLADHIDMNFGCPVPKVTRKGGGAALPFKRELFRRIVRAAVTGAGDRPVTVKMRIGIDDEHHTHLEAARIAVDEGAVAVALHARTAAQRYSGTADWDEIARLRDAVPAHVPVLGNGDIFSAQDALDMVARTGCDGVVVGRGCLGRPWLFGDLEAAFAGRELPAPPNLGQVAATLRRHAVLLCEHMGDHKGIRDVRKHIAWYLKGFPVGPELRRSLGMVESIDHLDELLSGLDPDEPFPAEADGPRGRQGSPGRVVLPEHWLDDPDDPSIPFGADVEHSGG, from the coding sequence ATGGCCGGCATCACCAACCCCGGATTCCGTCGCCTGTGCCGCGAGCAGGGCGCCGGCTACTACGTCTGCGAGATGATCACCGCCCGCGGGCTGGTCGAGAAGAACCCGCTGACGTTCCGCATGATCGCCTTCGACGCGGACGAGCACCCCCGATCGATGCAGCTCTACGGCGTCGACCCGGCGTCGATGCAGCGCGCCGCGGAGATGATCGTCGAGCGCGACCTCGCCGACCACATCGACATGAACTTCGGCTGCCCGGTCCCCAAGGTCACCCGGAAGGGCGGCGGGGCGGCACTCCCGTTCAAGCGGGAGCTGTTCCGGCGGATCGTGCGAGCCGCCGTCACCGGCGCCGGCGACCGACCGGTCACCGTCAAGATGCGGATCGGCATCGACGACGAGCACCACACCCACCTCGAGGCCGCGCGGATCGCCGTGGACGAGGGCGCGGTCGCCGTCGCGCTGCACGCTCGCACCGCCGCGCAGCGCTACTCGGGCACCGCGGACTGGGACGAGATCGCCCGGCTGCGCGACGCCGTCCCGGCGCACGTTCCGGTGCTGGGCAACGGCGACATCTTCTCCGCGCAGGACGCCCTGGACATGGTCGCCCGGACCGGCTGCGACGGCGTCGTGGTCGGCCGGGGCTGCCTGGGGCGGCCGTGGCTGTTCGGGGACCTGGAGGCCGCGTTCGCCGGCCGCGAGCTGCCGGCGCCGCCGAACCTCGGCCAGGTCGCGGCGACGCTGCGCCGGCACGCCGTCCTGCTGTGCGAGCACATGGGCGACCACAAGGGCATCCGCGACGTCCGCAAGCACATCGCGTGGTACCTCAAGGGCTTCCCGGTCGGCCCGGAGCTGCGGCGCAGCCTCGGCATGGTGGAGTCGATCGACCACCTCGACGAGCTGCTGTCCGGGCTGGACCCGGACGAGCCGTTCCCGGCCGAGGCCGACGGGCCGCGGGGGCGCCAGGGCTCACCCGGTCGAGTCGTGCTGCCCGAGCACTGGCTCGACGACCCGGACGACCCGTCGATCCCCTTCGGGGCGGACGTGGAGCACTCCGGAGGTTGA
- the istA gene encoding IS21 family transposase, whose translation MLSVEDWAEIRRLHRAEGVPIKEIARRLGVARNTVRSALRAPGPPKRERGPRGSLADAVEPQVRALLAQFPRMPATVIAERIGWEHSLTVLKDRIRQIRPEYVGIDPVDRVAYAPGEITQCDLWFPETTIPVGPGQERVLPVLVMTLGYSRFLSATMIPSRQAGDILSGMWQLISDVGRVTRTLVWDRESAIGGTGRVSAPAAAFAGTLATRIRLAPPRDPEFKGLVERNNGYFETSFLPGRRFASPADFNHQIDDWLARANTRTVRAIGGRPVDVLAHDYAAMTPLPPLDPPIGLAQRIRLARDYYVRVDANDYSVDPQMIGRFVDVAASPREVVVYCAGQVVARHDRSWARHAVITDPAHQHTAAAMRRALAHDRNTRQAAARRHLDGHPVTLRALPDYDALFGVDFVSTAEEASSS comes from the coding sequence GTGTTGTCGGTGGAGGACTGGGCCGAGATCCGTCGTCTGCATCGGGCCGAGGGTGTCCCGATCAAGGAGATCGCCCGCCGGCTGGGGGTGGCCCGCAACACGGTGCGCTCCGCGTTGCGGGCGCCGGGCCCGCCGAAGCGGGAACGGGGCCCGCGGGGATCGCTGGCGGATGCGGTCGAGCCGCAGGTGCGGGCATTGCTGGCGCAGTTCCCACGCATGCCGGCCACGGTGATCGCAGAGCGGATCGGGTGGGAGCACTCGCTGACCGTGCTCAAGGACCGGATCCGCCAGATCCGCCCCGAGTATGTCGGGATCGACCCGGTCGACCGGGTCGCCTACGCACCGGGCGAGATCACCCAGTGCGACCTGTGGTTCCCCGAGACCACGATCCCCGTCGGCCCAGGCCAGGAACGGGTCCTACCGGTGCTGGTGATGACGCTGGGCTACTCGCGGTTCTTGTCCGCGACGATGATCCCCTCGCGCCAGGCCGGGGACATCCTGTCCGGGATGTGGCAGCTGATCAGCGACGTCGGGCGGGTGACCCGCACGCTGGTCTGGGACCGGGAGTCTGCGATCGGCGGGACCGGGCGGGTCTCGGCACCGGCCGCTGCGTTCGCCGGCACTCTGGCCACCCGGATCCGGCTTGCCCCACCGCGGGATCCGGAGTTCAAGGGGCTGGTCGAACGCAACAACGGCTACTTCGAGACCTCGTTCCTGCCCGGACGTCGCTTCGCCTCCCCAGCCGACTTCAACCACCAGATCGACGACTGGCTGGCCCGGGCCAACACCCGCACCGTCCGAGCGATCGGCGGCCGCCCGGTGGACGTGCTCGCCCACGACTACGCGGCGATGACTCCGCTGCCGCCGCTGGACCCGCCGATCGGGCTGGCCCAGCGGATCCGGCTGGCACGGGACTACTACGTCCGCGTCGATGCCAACGACTACTCCGTGGATCCGCAGATGATCGGCCGGTTCGTCGATGTCGCCGCCTCACCGCGCGAGGTCGTCGTCTACTGCGCCGGCCAGGTCGTCGCCCGTCACGACCGCAGCTGGGCCCGCCACGCGGTGATCACCGACCCGGCGCACCAGCACACCGCCGCGGCGATGCGCCGCGCCCTGGCCCACGACCGCAACACCCGACAGGCCGCAGCACGCCGTCACCTCGACGGCCACCCGGTGACCCTGCGCGCACTGCCCGACTACGACGCCCTGTTCGGTGTCGACTTCGTCTCCACTGCCGAGGAAGCGAGCAGCTCATGA
- the istB gene encoding IS21-like element helper ATPase IstB, which yields MTTTPPKITTDPAGSSGPAGPVLAAVPDGLPAMIAYLTRVLKTPTIAASWEQLAAQAREENWSHEEYLGALLQRQVADRESKGTVMRIRTAHFPQVKTLEDFNLDHLPSLRRDILAHLATSTFVAKCENVILLGPPGIGKTHLAIGLGVKAAHAGYSVLFDTASNWITRLAAAHQSGRLEAELKKIRRYKLIIIDEVGYIPFDQDAANLFFQLIASRYEQGSVMVTSNLPFGRWGETFSDDVVAAAMIDRLVHHAEVLTLSGDSYRTRARRELLAKHNRASND from the coding sequence ATGACAACCACACCACCGAAGATCACCACCGACCCCGCTGGGAGCTCGGGGCCGGCCGGTCCGGTGCTGGCCGCGGTCCCCGACGGACTGCCGGCGATGATCGCCTACCTGACCCGGGTCCTGAAGACCCCGACCATCGCGGCCAGCTGGGAACAGCTTGCCGCCCAGGCCCGTGAGGAGAACTGGTCGCACGAGGAGTATCTGGGCGCGCTGCTGCAGCGCCAGGTCGCCGACCGCGAGTCCAAGGGCACGGTCATGCGGATCCGCACCGCGCACTTCCCCCAGGTCAAGACCTTGGAGGACTTCAACCTCGACCATCTGCCCTCGCTGCGCCGCGACATCCTGGCCCACCTGGCCACGAGCACGTTCGTCGCCAAGTGCGAGAACGTGATCCTGCTCGGCCCGCCCGGGATCGGGAAGACCCACCTCGCGATCGGGCTCGGCGTCAAAGCCGCCCACGCCGGCTACTCGGTCCTGTTCGACACCGCCAGCAACTGGATCACCAGACTCGCCGCCGCGCACCAGAGCGGCCGGCTCGAGGCCGAGCTGAAGAAGATCCGCCGCTACAAACTGATCATCATCGACGAGGTCGGCTACATCCCGTTCGACCAGGACGCAGCGAACCTGTTCTTCCAGCTCATCGCTTCCCGCTATGAACAAGGCAGCGTCATGGTCACCAGCAATCTGCCCTTCGGCCGCTGGGGCGAGACCTTCTCCGACGACGTCGTCGCCGCAGCCATGATCGACCGCCTCGTCCACCACGCCGAAGTCCTGACCCTGTCCGGGGACTCCTACCGCACCCGCGCCCGACGCGAGCTCCTGGCCAAACACAACCGCGCCAGCAACGACTGA
- a CDS encoding IS1380 family transposase, with the protein MRLGAPDAALTRFSGLAAVTELIDRLGIIDKLDAAVGPIKDRDRGCSAGQMLVGMSAAQLCGEDFLVGLDRHRADTAGQALTPVPGLASTTAAGLARKFIEGQWAAVETGLGDVHTTALDLLAQVDPDRAEQLTADVTIDLDTTDVEVYGRLKQGVAFNHQGQRVARPHVATWADTAVVLAADLGSGRDDPRATSAELFYRALAALPAQARAGRVRVRADAGYFAGQLARAALFVGVEFAIGARRIAPLWRILDGVAADGWTDAIDMTGAQVAVADYCPNWWPAATQLLIRRVRLDLDHGQVSGDPRARRRRTLHPAQRALPLDDLATVAKVDGVFAYSFIVTNLDVSTPAAAAQAEYWYRHRTKVENLFRDTKHGAALRHLPSGHLAVNRAWMWGALLAATTSGWLHHLTARTRDGRLVGHGVRGGQAMIATLRRRLITIPARLVRHARGLTLRLPPGEHLLAEVLARVRALPAPS; encoded by the coding sequence GTGCGTCTCGGCGCGCCGGACGCGGCGCTGACCAGGTTCTCCGGGCTGGCCGCGGTGACCGAACTGATCGACCGGCTCGGGATCATCGACAAGCTCGACGCCGCGGTCGGGCCCATCAAGGACCGCGACCGCGGGTGCAGCGCCGGGCAGATGCTGGTCGGCATGTCGGCGGCGCAGCTGTGCGGGGAGGACTTCCTGGTCGGGCTGGACCGGCACCGCGCCGACACCGCCGGGCAGGCACTCACGCCGGTGCCGGGGTTGGCGTCCACGACCGCCGCCGGGCTCGCGCGCAAGTTCATCGAGGGGCAGTGGGCGGCGGTGGAGACCGGGCTCGGTGACGTGCACACCACCGCGCTGGACCTGCTCGCCCAGGTCGACCCGGACCGGGCCGAGCAGCTGACGGCGGACGTGACGATCGATCTGGACACCACCGATGTCGAGGTTTACGGCCGGCTCAAGCAGGGCGTGGCGTTCAACCACCAAGGCCAGCGGGTCGCCCGCCCGCACGTCGCGACCTGGGCCGACACCGCGGTGGTGCTGGCCGCTGACCTCGGTTCGGGCCGGGATGACCCCCGCGCCACCAGCGCCGAGCTGTTCTACCGGGCGCTGGCCGCGCTCCCCGCGCAGGCGCGGGCGGGGCGAGTCCGCGTGCGTGCGGACGCGGGCTACTTCGCCGGGCAGCTCGCCCGCGCAGCCCTGTTCGTCGGCGTGGAGTTCGCCATCGGCGCCCGACGCATCGCGCCGCTGTGGCGCATCCTCGACGGCGTCGCGGCCGACGGGTGGACCGACGCGATCGACATGACCGGCGCGCAGGTCGCGGTGGCCGACTATTGCCCGAACTGGTGGCCCGCAGCGACCCAGCTGCTGATCCGTCGGGTCCGGCTCGACCTGGACCACGGCCAGGTCTCCGGTGACCCGCGAGCGCGGCGCCGACGCACCCTGCACCCCGCCCAGCGGGCGCTCCCGCTCGACGACCTCGCTACGGTGGCCAAGGTCGACGGGGTGTTCGCCTACTCGTTCATCGTGACCAACCTCGACGTCTCCACACCTGCCGCAGCCGCGCAGGCCGAGTACTGGTACCGCCACCGCACGAAGGTGGAGAACCTGTTCCGCGACACCAAGCACGGCGCCGCGCTGCGCCACCTCCCCTCCGGACACCTCGCGGTGAACCGAGCCTGGATGTGGGGCGCACTCCTGGCCGCCACCACCAGCGGGTGGCTGCACCACCTCACCGCCCGCACCCGCGACGGGCGCCTGGTCGGGCACGGCGTCCGCGGCGGCCAGGCCATGATCGCCACCCTGCGCCGGCGGCTGATCACCATCCCCGCCCGCCTCGTGCGCCACGCCCGCGGCCTCACCCTGCGCCTACCACCCGGCGAGCACCTACTCGCCGAGGTCCTCGCCCGCGTCCGCGCCCTGCCCGCTCCGTCCTGA
- a CDS encoding response regulator transcription factor, which produces MLEDSDAIRESVVDALADAGHVAEGVVDGVAFEERLAAFRPDLVVLDVMLPGGRDGFDLIDVVRGHGDAGIVMLTARDALADRLRGLDSGADDYVLKPFALDELVARVAAVLRRRGRLPSAVQVGDLILDPDAAVAARGGTVLELSATELRLLTYLAEQRGRTVSKAQILRSVWGYDAYDPNLVEVHVSALRRKLEAHGPRLLHTVRGLGYSLRGPA; this is translated from the coding sequence GTGCTCGAGGACTCCGACGCCATCCGCGAGTCCGTCGTGGACGCGCTGGCCGACGCAGGGCACGTGGCCGAGGGCGTCGTCGACGGCGTCGCGTTCGAGGAGCGGCTCGCCGCGTTCCGGCCGGACCTCGTTGTCCTGGACGTGATGCTGCCCGGCGGGCGCGACGGGTTCGACCTCATCGACGTCGTGCGCGGGCACGGCGACGCCGGGATCGTCATGCTCACCGCGCGCGACGCGCTGGCCGACCGGCTCCGCGGGCTCGACTCCGGCGCCGACGACTACGTCCTCAAGCCGTTCGCGCTCGACGAGCTCGTCGCCCGGGTCGCGGCAGTGCTGCGTCGCCGGGGCAGGCTGCCGTCCGCGGTGCAGGTGGGCGACCTCATCCTCGACCCGGACGCCGCCGTCGCCGCCCGCGGGGGGACGGTGCTGGAGCTGTCCGCGACCGAGCTGCGGCTGCTCACCTACCTCGCCGAGCAGCGCGGACGCACCGTCTCCAAGGCGCAGATCCTGCGCTCGGTCTGGGGCTACGACGCCTACGACCCCAACCTCGTCGAGGTCCACGTGTCGGCGCTGCGTCGCAAGCTGGAGGCCCACGGCCCCCGGCTGCTGCACACCGTGCGGGGCCTCGGCTACTCGCTGCGCGGACCGGCATGA